From Streptomyces sp. Edi4, one genomic window encodes:
- a CDS encoding PPOX class F420-dependent oxidoreductase yields MTAFEAPQEALLDLLAEAKGGVLVTLKRDGRPQLSNVTHAYSPADGVIRVSVTDDRAKTRNLRRDPRASYHVTSEDRWAWTVAEGTADLTPVAHDPHDETVEELISLYRAVQGEHPDWDEYRAAMVRDRRLVVRLRVERAYGQPRRDGA; encoded by the coding sequence ATGACGGCATTCGAGGCACCCCAAGAAGCGCTGCTCGACCTGCTGGCGGAGGCCAAGGGCGGCGTGCTGGTCACCCTGAAGCGGGACGGGCGGCCCCAGCTCTCCAACGTCACCCACGCCTACTCTCCGGCGGATGGCGTCATCAGGGTCTCGGTCACCGATGACCGGGCCAAGACCAGGAACCTGCGCCGGGACCCGCGGGCCAGCTACCACGTGACCAGCGAGGACCGCTGGGCGTGGACGGTCGCCGAGGGAACGGCCGACCTCACACCGGTCGCCCACGACCCCCACGACGAGACGGTCGAAGAACTGATCTCCCTCTACCGGGCCGTCCAGGGCGAGCATCCCGACTGGGACGAGTACCGCGCCGCGATGGTCCGCGACCGGCGGCTCGTGGTGCGGCTGCGCGTGGAGCGGGCGTACGGCCAGCCACGCCGGGACGGAGCCTGA
- a CDS encoding MBL fold metallo-hydrolase, whose amino-acid sequence MTGAGSLLPLRSRLRELRPDAFGADSKGERWARILGSPNFADGVFQNPEGARVRPSGSTMEFAKQFFAKEQRLRRAPMGTIPVHPTTLADIAEPAAGGLRLTWMGHSSVLAEIDGRRVLFDPVWGERCSPFAFAGPKRLHPVPLPLAALGPVDVVVISHDHYDHLDLPTIRALARTSTVFAVPLGVGAHLEHWGVRPDRIHELDWNEAVEVEGITLTATPARHFCGRGLRNQQHTLWASWVVAGPDHRIYHSGDTGYFSGFKDIGAAHGPFDATMIQIGAYSEFWPDIHMTPAEGMRAHLDLQGGAPHGVLLPIHWATFNLAPHAWAEPGEWTRDAAQEAEQAAAFPRPGEPFEPGGELPTAPWWQPLSAPLDHPWRASAAPELTPEPLGELDLAGER is encoded by the coding sequence GTGACCGGCGCTGGTTCTCTGCTTCCGCTCCGCTCCAGACTCCGCGAGCTGCGGCCCGACGCGTTCGGTGCCGACTCGAAGGGGGAGCGGTGGGCCCGGATCCTCGGTTCGCCGAACTTCGCGGACGGGGTGTTCCAGAACCCCGAGGGCGCGCGCGTGCGTCCCTCGGGGTCGACGATGGAGTTCGCGAAACAGTTCTTCGCCAAGGAGCAGCGCCTGCGTCGGGCCCCGATGGGCACCATCCCGGTCCACCCCACCACGCTCGCGGACATCGCCGAGCCGGCGGCCGGCGGACTGCGCCTCACCTGGATGGGTCATTCGAGCGTGCTGGCCGAAATCGACGGACGCCGGGTGCTCTTCGACCCGGTGTGGGGCGAGCGCTGCTCCCCGTTCGCCTTCGCCGGGCCCAAGCGGCTGCACCCCGTCCCGCTGCCGCTCGCCGCCCTGGGGCCGGTCGACGTCGTCGTCATCTCCCACGACCACTACGACCACCTCGACCTGCCGACCATCCGCGCGCTTGCCAGGACCAGCACGGTGTTCGCGGTGCCGCTCGGGGTCGGCGCACACCTGGAGCACTGGGGGGTGCGCCCCGACCGGATCCACGAACTGGACTGGAACGAGGCCGTGGAGGTCGAGGGCATCACCCTCACCGCGACCCCCGCCCGCCACTTCTGCGGCCGGGGTCTGCGCAACCAGCAGCACACCCTGTGGGCGTCCTGGGTGGTGGCCGGGCCCGACCACCGGATCTACCACAGCGGCGACACGGGGTACTTCAGCGGCTTCAAGGACATCGGCGCGGCGCACGGACCGTTCGACGCGACCATGATCCAGATCGGCGCCTACAGCGAGTTCTGGCCCGACATCCACATGACACCGGCCGAGGGCATGCGAGCCCACCTCGACCTCCAGGGCGGCGCACCGCACGGGGTGCTGCTTCCGATCCACTGGGCCACGTTCAACCTCGCCCCCCACGCGTGGGCCGAGCCCGGCGAGTGGACGCGGGACGCGGCCCAGGAAGCGGAGCAGGCGGCGGCCTTCCCCCGCCCGGGCGAGCCGTTCGAGCCGGGGGGTGAGCTGCCCACGGCGCCGTGGTGGCAGCCGCTGTCCGCGCCGCTCGACCACCCCTGGCGCGCGTCCGCGGCCCCGGAGCTGACGCCGGAGCCGCTGGGCGAGCTCGACCTCGCAGGCGAGCGGTGA
- the tsaD gene encoding tRNA (adenosine(37)-N6)-threonylcarbamoyltransferase complex transferase subunit TsaD codes for MGNPVVLGIESSCDETGAGLVRAGRLLGHAVASSMDEHARYGGVVPEIAARAHVHSLTPVVRRALDEAGLTMSDIDAVAVTTGPGLSGALQVGLAGAKGLAYALDVPLYGVHHLAGHVAADTLEHGPLPDPCVVLIVSGGHTSLLLVRDLARDPITHLGDTLDDAAGECFDKVARVFGLPYPGGPAIDRAARGGDPGAVTFPRPLTGPRDDPYAFSFSGLKTAAARWAEGHAGRQLPVADGSAALQEAIADVLTRKAVAACHAHGVGTLVVVGGVAANSRVRALAEQRCAVAGITLRVPPLKLCTDNGAMIAAVGDLLVRAGARPAPLDVSIDPSAPLEYATLHPRARALGAA; via the coding sequence GTGGGCAATCCAGTGGTGCTCGGGATCGAGTCGTCGTGCGACGAGACCGGCGCCGGTCTCGTGCGCGCGGGCCGGCTGCTGGGTCACGCGGTGGCGTCGAGCATGGACGAGCACGCCCGTTACGGCGGGGTGGTCCCCGAGATCGCCGCACGGGCCCACGTCCACTCCCTCACCCCGGTCGTCCGGCGGGCACTCGACGAGGCAGGGCTCACGATGTCCGACATCGACGCGGTCGCCGTGACGACCGGACCCGGCCTGTCCGGGGCGCTCCAGGTGGGTCTCGCGGGCGCGAAGGGCCTCGCGTACGCCCTGGACGTACCGCTGTACGGGGTCCACCACCTGGCGGGACACGTCGCGGCCGACACCCTGGAGCACGGCCCGCTGCCCGACCCGTGCGTGGTGCTGATCGTGTCGGGCGGCCACACCTCGCTGCTGCTCGTACGGGACCTGGCGCGCGACCCGATCACGCACCTCGGCGACACGCTGGACGACGCGGCGGGCGAATGCTTCGACAAGGTGGCCCGCGTATTCGGGCTGCCCTACCCCGGCGGCCCCGCCATCGACCGGGCGGCCAGGGGCGGCGATCCGGGCGCCGTGACCTTCCCCAGGCCGCTGACCGGGCCGCGTGACGACCCGTACGCGTTCTCCTTCTCGGGGCTGAAGACGGCGGCCGCCCGCTGGGCCGAGGGGCACGCGGGCCGCCAACTGCCCGTCGCCGACGGCTCGGCGGCCCTCCAGGAGGCCATCGCCGACGTCCTGACCCGCAAGGCGGTGGCCGCCTGTCACGCCCACGGGGTCGGCACGCTGGTCGTGGTGGGCGGGGTCGCCGCGAACTCGCGGGTGCGCGCGCTGGCCGAACAGCGCTGCGCGGTGGCCGGGATCACCCTGCGGGTGCCACCCCTGAAGCTGTGCACCGACAACGGGGCGATGATCGCCGCCGTGGGCGACCTCCTGGTACGCGCGGGCGCGCGGCCGGCCCCGCTGGACGTGTCCATCGACCCCTCGGCCCCCCTGGAGTACGCCACCCTGCACCCGCGCGCCAGGGCCCTGGGCGCGGCGTAG
- a CDS encoding DUF393 domain-containing protein has protein sequence MRTRPLLVYDGDCAFCSSCVSFAERRIGPHCESVPWQFADPDALGVTQRRAQYEVLWVTPTGTVYGGAGAVAKLLLSSGGGWSVLGALLALPPVRRLAHGVYRLVADHRDRMPGATPACALPGGRPPGPAAAPAPTGR, from the coding sequence ATGCGTACCAGGCCCCTGCTCGTCTATGACGGAGACTGCGCTTTTTGCAGCAGCTGTGTGAGCTTCGCCGAGCGGCGCATCGGGCCCCACTGCGAGAGCGTCCCGTGGCAGTTCGCCGATCCGGACGCGCTCGGCGTCACCCAGCGGCGCGCCCAGTACGAGGTGTTGTGGGTCACCCCGACCGGGACGGTGTACGGCGGGGCCGGGGCCGTCGCCAAGCTGCTGCTGAGCTCGGGCGGCGGATGGAGCGTGCTCGGGGCGCTGCTCGCCCTGCCGCCCGTGCGCCGGCTCGCGCATGGCGTCTACCGCCTCGTCGCCGACCACCGCGACCGGATGCCGGGCGCCACCCCGGCCTGCGCTCTGCCCGGGGGCCGGCCCCCGGGGCCCGCCGCCGCGCCCGCGCCGACCGGGCGCTGA
- a CDS encoding chloride channel protein: MPFTHAAHPHPPARPAVKIPHLGDFHVPPRVVAITALALPIGAAAALVAVGLLKLIALFTNLCFYGRFAFSTAAPHGTPHRWLLVVMPIVGGLVIGLMARYGSEKIRGHGMPEAIESILIGGSRVQPRVAALKPLSAAISIGTGGPFGAEGPIIMTGGAVGSIISQHLRVTTDERKALLVAGSAAGMAATFNAPLAAILLAIELLLFEWRPRSYLPVAVAAATATLVRGPLLGTAPLFGGAHVPAHLATSAYGLCVVAGLAAGVLALGATWLVYFSEDLFAKLPFHWMWWPAIGGAIIGVGGLFEPRALGVGYDVIDQLLTGRATTGLIVGILLVKTLIWGLSLGSGTSGGVLAPMFMIGGALGAAEGLVFPAVSPGFWALVSLAGVLGGVMRSPLTGIVFCLELTHEMNALIPMVITASAAYLLSVIVLKRSVLTEKLARRGMHLTREYSVDPLEVHLVRQLETPLRLTLQAGRTVGEAARTLHRAYEAGDPDKLLAQRLYPVLDGDTLAGVVTRHQLVHGSDDDSTPLADLARPAVTAFEDETLRTLANRMAEHDITRILIVSRDQLPRLEGLVSLRQLLHARRVDLHEEQHMQRHLSLRPRRGRSLVVASGSGSTPRPGPDEPATPTEPAALPTQSAG; encoded by the coding sequence ATGCCGTTCACCCATGCCGCCCATCCCCATCCGCCCGCACGCCCCGCCGTGAAGATCCCGCATCTCGGGGACTTCCACGTACCGCCGCGCGTCGTGGCCATAACCGCGCTCGCCCTCCCCATCGGCGCGGCCGCCGCACTGGTCGCTGTCGGCCTGCTCAAGCTGATCGCGCTCTTCACCAACCTCTGCTTCTACGGCAGGTTCGCCTTCTCCACGGCCGCGCCGCACGGCACGCCGCACCGCTGGCTCCTGGTGGTCATGCCCATCGTCGGCGGCCTGGTCATCGGCCTGATGGCGCGGTACGGATCGGAGAAGATCCGCGGCCACGGCATGCCCGAGGCCATCGAGTCGATCCTGATCGGCGGCAGTCGCGTACAGCCTCGCGTGGCGGCGCTCAAGCCGCTGTCGGCCGCGATATCCATCGGCACCGGCGGCCCCTTCGGCGCCGAGGGCCCCATCATCATGACCGGCGGCGCCGTCGGCTCGATCATCTCCCAGCATCTGCGCGTCACCACCGACGAACGCAAGGCGCTGCTCGTCGCCGGTTCCGCGGCCGGCATGGCCGCGACGTTCAACGCGCCGCTGGCCGCGATCCTGCTCGCCATCGAGCTGCTGCTCTTCGAGTGGCGCCCGCGCTCGTATCTGCCGGTCGCCGTCGCCGCCGCGACCGCGACCCTCGTGCGCGGCCCGCTCCTCGGCACCGCGCCCCTGTTCGGCGGCGCCCACGTCCCCGCGCACCTGGCCACGTCGGCCTACGGGCTGTGCGTCGTCGCGGGCCTGGCCGCCGGAGTGCTCGCCCTGGGCGCGACCTGGCTCGTCTACTTCTCCGAGGACCTGTTCGCCAAGCTGCCCTTCCACTGGATGTGGTGGCCCGCCATCGGCGGCGCGATCATCGGCGTCGGCGGCCTCTTCGAGCCCCGCGCCCTCGGTGTCGGCTACGACGTCATCGACCAGCTCCTGACCGGACGCGCCACCACCGGCCTGATCGTCGGCATCCTCCTCGTCAAGACGCTCATCTGGGGCCTGTCGCTCGGATCGGGCACCTCGGGCGGCGTCCTTGCCCCCATGTTCATGATCGGCGGGGCACTCGGCGCCGCCGAAGGGCTCGTCTTTCCCGCCGTCAGCCCCGGCTTCTGGGCGCTCGTCTCGCTCGCGGGCGTACTGGGCGGCGTGATGCGCTCACCGCTCACCGGCATCGTGTTCTGCCTGGAGCTGACCCATGAGATGAACGCCCTCATCCCGATGGTCATCACCGCGTCTGCGGCCTACCTCCTGTCCGTCATCGTGCTCAAGCGCTCGGTGCTCACCGAAAAGCTCGCCCGGCGGGGCATGCACCTGACGCGCGAGTACTCCGTGGACCCGCTGGAGGTCCATCTCGTACGGCAGTTGGAGACGCCGCTGCGCCTGACCCTCCAAGCGGGCCGGACGGTGGGCGAGGCGGCCCGGACGCTGCACCGCGCATACGAGGCGGGCGACCCCGACAAGCTCCTGGCGCAGCGCCTCTACCCCGTACTCGACGGCGACACCCTCGCCGGTGTCGTCACCCGCCACCAGCTGGTGCACGGCTCGGACGACGACAGCACCCCGCTCGCCGACCTCGCACGCCCCGCCGTCACGGCCTTCGAGGACGAGACGCTGCGTACCCTGGCCAACCGGATGGCCGAGCACGACATCACCCGGATCCTCATCGTCAGCCGTGACCAACTGCCGCGCCTGGAGGGGCTGGTGAGCCTGCGTCAGCTCCTGCACGCCCGCCGGGTCGATCTGCACGAGGAGCAGCACATGCAGCGCCATCTGAGTCTGCGGCCGCGCCGGGGCCGCTCGCTCGTGGTCGCCTCGGGCAGCGGATCGACGCCGCGGCCGGGCCCCGACGAGCCCGCGACGCCCACCGAGCCCGCCGCGCTCCCCACCCAGTCCGCCGGCTGA
- a CDS encoding MarR family transcriptional regulator, which translates to MSKTHGQAAPRQPQKPSSSAAGPERQALDQEAEEVAVAVMAASRLLVAISARALASIDDTMTLPQLRALVVLESCEPLKLAAMATTLGVNPSTAMRMVDRLEAAGLVDRRTNPASRREVVLNLTDAGRSLVSRVMAHRQAEVGALVARVPAEERAGLVPALRALTQAAGELAVDPFDEVRRIGGLVEDPLAPGR; encoded by the coding sequence ATGTCCAAGACGCACGGCCAAGCGGCTCCGCGGCAGCCGCAGAAACCTTCCAGCAGCGCCGCGGGACCCGAGCGGCAGGCACTCGACCAGGAGGCCGAGGAGGTCGCCGTGGCCGTCATGGCGGCCTCACGTCTCCTGGTCGCGATCTCCGCCCGCGCTCTCGCCTCGATCGACGACACGATGACGCTGCCGCAGCTACGCGCCCTGGTGGTCCTGGAGAGCTGCGAACCGCTCAAACTGGCGGCCATGGCGACGACGCTCGGAGTGAACCCCTCCACCGCCATGCGCATGGTCGACCGCCTGGAGGCCGCCGGTCTCGTGGACCGCAGGACCAACCCCGCGAGCCGGCGTGAGGTCGTCCTGAACCTGACCGACGCGGGCCGCTCCCTGGTGAGCCGGGTGATGGCGCACCGTCAGGCCGAGGTCGGCGCGCTCGTCGCCCGCGTGCCGGCCGAGGAGCGGGCCGGGCTCGTGCCCGCCCTGCGCGCCCTGACCCAGGCCGCAGGCGAGCTGGCCGTCGACCCGTTCGACGAGGTGCGGCGCATCGGCGGGCTCGTCGAGGACCCCCTCGCGCCCGGACGCTGA
- a CDS encoding SDR family oxidoreductase — MKVLVAGATGYLGSRIVRELAARGHRVRALARTPDTPAPLRACLDDVHIADATDAASLAGCCDGVDVVISAMGLVGKRTKQTCWDVDRGANRALLQEARRAGVTKFVYVSVVRSPGLERVQLVRAKRQFEADLRSGGLAYTILYPNGFFSDMDEFLAMARRGRVVVFGGGGLRINPVDGADVAVAAADAVTEAAEEVDVGGPDVLTHEDIARAAFAALGRPPRITRLPSWTLTGALAVLRRLTPLRVHGRLEFPLTVLTQDVLAPATGRRHLADHFREAAADG; from the coding sequence ATGAAGGTGCTGGTGGCCGGCGCGACCGGTTATCTGGGCAGCCGGATCGTGCGGGAACTCGCGGCGCGGGGTCACCGGGTACGGGCCCTGGCCCGCACCCCGGACACGCCGGCGCCCCTGCGGGCGTGCCTCGACGACGTCCACATCGCCGACGCCACCGACGCCGCGTCGCTGGCAGGCTGCTGCGACGGCGTCGACGTGGTGATCAGCGCCATGGGTCTGGTCGGCAAGCGGACCAAGCAGACCTGCTGGGACGTGGACCGAGGCGCCAACCGCGCCCTGCTCCAGGAGGCGCGGCGAGCGGGGGTGACCAAGTTCGTCTATGTGTCGGTGGTGCGCTCGCCCGGACTGGAGCGCGTCCAACTCGTGCGCGCCAAGCGGCAGTTCGAGGCGGATCTGCGCAGCGGCGGGCTCGCGTACACCATCCTCTACCCCAATGGTTTCTTCTCCGACATGGACGAATTCCTCGCCATGGCGCGCAGGGGCCGCGTGGTCGTCTTCGGCGGGGGCGGCCTGCGCATCAACCCCGTCGACGGGGCGGACGTCGCCGTGGCGGCCGCCGACGCCGTCACCGAAGCCGCCGAGGAGGTCGACGTCGGCGGGCCCGACGTGCTCACCCACGAGGACATCGCGCGGGCCGCCTTCGCGGCCCTGGGGCGCCCGCCCCGCATCACCCGGCTGCCCTCCTGGACGCTCACGGGCGCGCTCGCCGTGCTGCGGCGCCTCACCCCGCTGCGGGTGCACGGCCGGCTGGAGTTCCCGCTGACCGTGCTCACTCAGGACGTCCTGGCCCCCGCGACGGGCCGCCGCCACCTCGCCGACCACTTCCGCGAGGCCGCCGCCGACGGCTGA
- the narI gene encoding respiratory nitrate reductase subunit gamma gives MTHLHIALWGVLPYLALTVLVAGTAWRYRYDRFGFTTRSSQLHESRLLRVGGPMFHYALLLVIGGHIMGLLVPEAVTQRLRVSEEMYHASALAMGGVAGLAATAGLGILLVRRLRTPGVRRATSRSDRFVYPLLVLVLLAGLTATATSATNPYDYRLGVSVWFRSLFALDPDVDAMAHAPLVYRLHALLAMTLFAAWPFSRLIHAFTAPLGYLVRPYVVYRSRARATPYRHPAAGVTPGHERPVPR, from the coding sequence GTGACGCATCTGCACATCGCCCTGTGGGGCGTCCTGCCCTATCTGGCCCTCACCGTCCTCGTGGCCGGCACCGCCTGGCGCTACCGCTACGACCGCTTCGGCTTCACCACCCGCTCCAGCCAGCTCCACGAGTCACGGCTGCTGCGGGTGGGCGGCCCGATGTTCCACTACGCGCTGCTGCTCGTCATCGGCGGGCACATCATGGGCCTGCTGGTGCCGGAGGCGGTGACCCAGCGCCTGCGGGTCAGCGAGGAGATGTACCACGCCTCGGCGCTCGCCATGGGCGGCGTCGCGGGCCTCGCGGCCACCGCCGGCCTCGGCATTCTGCTCGTACGGCGTCTGCGCACCCCGGGCGTGCGCCGCGCGACCAGCCGCAGCGACCGGTTCGTCTACCCCCTGCTGGTGCTGGTGCTCCTCGCGGGTCTGACGGCGACCGCGACCAGCGCCACCAACCCCTACGACTACCGCCTCGGCGTCTCGGTGTGGTTTCGCAGTCTGTTCGCGCTCGACCCGGACGTGGACGCGATGGCGCACGCCCCGCTGGTGTACCGACTGCACGCGCTGCTCGCCATGACACTGTTCGCGGCCTGGCCCTTCAGCCGGCTCATCCACGCCTTCACCGCGCCGCTCGGCTATCTGGTGCGGCCCTATGTCGTCTACCGCTCGCGGGCCCGCGCCACGCCGTATCGCCACCCCGCCGCCGGGGTCACCCCGGGGCACGAGCGGCCCGTACCGCGCTGA
- the narJ gene encoding nitrate reductase molybdenum cofactor assembly chaperone, with product MIRPALHQAASLLLAYPDTDWPRRLGVVRAALAQLPSKDTELLLRFCDSVAEVPPLELGARYVATFDRSRRRALHLTYYTDGDTRRRGASLARLKALFRAHGWEQGDGELPDFLPAVLEFAARCPEPGLAVLVEHRAALELLGHALEKFRSPYADVVRAVCRTLPGPAPADHAEALRLARTGPPTESVGLAPFPPQGSRPTEGARR from the coding sequence ATGATCCGGCCCGCCCTGCACCAGGCGGCCTCGCTGCTGCTCGCCTACCCGGACACCGACTGGCCGCGGCGGCTGGGCGTCGTCCGCGCGGCTCTGGCCCAACTGCCGTCCAAGGACACCGAGTTGCTGCTGCGGTTCTGCGACAGCGTCGCCGAGGTTCCTCCGTTGGAACTAGGCGCCCGCTATGTCGCCACCTTCGACCGCAGCAGGCGCCGCGCCCTGCACCTGACGTACTACACCGACGGCGACACCCGCCGCCGCGGCGCGTCCCTGGCCCGCCTCAAAGCCCTCTTCCGCGCGCACGGCTGGGAGCAGGGCGATGGGGAGCTGCCCGACTTCCTGCCCGCCGTCCTGGAGTTCGCCGCCCGCTGCCCCGAGCCGGGGCTCGCCGTGCTGGTCGAGCACCGGGCCGCCCTGGAACTGCTCGGACACGCACTGGAGAAGTTCCGCAGTCCCTACGCCGACGTGGTGCGGGCCGTGTGCCGCACCCTGCCGGGGCCCGCGCCCGCCGATCACGCCGAGGCGCTGCGCCTGGCGCGCACCGGGCCGCCCACCGAGAGCGTCGGTCTCGCCCCCTTCCCGCCCCAAGGTTCGCGGCCCACCGAAGGAGCCCGCAGGTGA